Proteins co-encoded in one Lates calcarifer isolate ASB-BC8 linkage group LG17, TLL_Latcal_v3, whole genome shotgun sequence genomic window:
- the st6galnac5b gene encoding alpha-N-acetylgalactosaminide alpha-2,6-sialyltransferase 5b isoform X1: protein MKMKIKVYQGVSGIIIVTMVTSFMLVYNSSSGARSSSSSASLASSSSSSQRSYGPAPSTKKPERPQRLPASTLEGYTGVMDHKSLKMRCKTCALVTSSGQLTGSKRGEEIDHSECVIRMNDAPNIGYQRDVGWRTSLRVIAHSSLQRVLRSRQELLNVSQDTVFIFWGPSSCMRRDGKGHVYNNLRLLNQLLPKLKVYIISRIKMLKFDELFKKETGIDRKSSNSWLSTGWFTMAIALELCDRLNVYGMVPPDFCRSSSHPSVPYHYYEPLGPDECSMYLSHERSRRGSHHRFITEKTVFAKWARTLDIHFYQPDWKPAAAVASANSSYAPATAGS from the exons ATGAAGATGAAGATAAAAGTG TACCAGGGGGTTAGCGGCATCATCATCGTCACCATGGTTACCAGCTTTATGTTGGTGTacaacagcagctctggtgCCAGATCATCTTCCTCATCAGCATCATTAGCatcatcctcatcttcctcccaACGTTCATATGGACCTGCTCCTTCCACAAAAAAGCCAGAGAGACCTCAGAGACTCCCGGCGTCAACACTTGAGGGGTACACAGGTGTCATGGATCATAAG TCTCTGAAGATGCGCTGCAAGACTTGCGCCCTAGTGACCAGCTCCGGCCAGCTGACTGGGAGCAAAAGGGGTGAAGAAATCGATCACTCTGAGTGCGTCATCCGTATGAACGATGCTCCTAACATAGGCTATCAGCGGGACGTTGGCTGGCGCACTAGTCTGCGTGTCATAGCTCACTCCAGCCTGCAGAGGGTGCTGCGGAGCCGGCAGGAGCTGCTCAACGTGAGCCAAGACACAGTGTTTATCTTCTGGGGACCAAGCAGCTGCATGAGAAGGGATGGAAAAGGCCATGTTTACAACAACCTCAGGCTGTTAAACCAGCTGCTGCCCAAACTGAAAGTCTACATTATTTCTCGGATCAAGATGCTCAAGTTTGATGAactatttaaaaaggaaacaggGATCGACAG GAAGAGTTCCAACTCCTGGTTGAGTACCGGCTGGTTCACCATGGCCATAGCCCTGGAGCTGTGTGACAGGCTCAACGTGTATGGCATGGTGCCACCTGACTTCTGCAG GTCCTCCTCCCATCCCTCAGTGCCGTATCATTACTACGAACCCTTGGGGCCCGACGAGTGCTCCATGTACCTCTCCCACGAGAGGAGTCGACGTGGAAGCCACCACCGCTTCATCACAGAGAAGACAGTATTTGCAAAGTGGGCTCGAACCCTCGACATTCACTTTTACCAGCCAGACTGGAAGCCTGCCGCTGCAGTTGCCAGCGCGAACAGCTCGTACGCTCCAGCTACAGCTGGATCCTGA